In the genome of Malania oleifera isolate guangnan ecotype guangnan chromosome 5, ASM2987363v1, whole genome shotgun sequence, the window ATGGAGGGACTGAAGGCTCCCCAGaagtctgggttgaggtggccggctTGACTAGGTAGATACCAGTATCGTGCCTAGTAGAAGTTGTAGATTggccgggctgaggattggtagagttacagctgacttacctggtaggccaaccaaagttaagttCCGCCTACGagttgcacaaccctgtcatgacgagctaaatcatgacgtatagttttccaaggtattattattacagtgatctatatgtatacaattttacagaacaACAGTGGATATATTATattactagaagtatgaataaatagaaaactctgatgctacagttgtattttaaagcTTATAGGTGTGAGTTGTACAATGTATTGTTTTATCAGTTAAACTtagtttcagatatttatcagtataatatTTGTGTAAgttcagttgccacacactagtgatagcatatttcctcttactgagcgttgtctcaacccagtgatttaatattttcgGGTGACCCAATTAGGCAAGCGGATCGGGCTCACAGATAGAGAAGGCGACTACACTACCCTATCTATAGGGCCAATGTATTCAGgtgattgtatttttgagtggatgatactggggtgatgtgtaaatatgtatgtatggttagGGAAGAGTtactaaattctagtattgtttaAATGGATGaacagttttatgtttttccgttgcataggtgtgtaatataatcaGGTTTTCCTTAGTGCTCGCTCGGGGCTTAAGATGATATAGCAGATTATACAggagtatcataatgttatattatgcagtctatttttttttttttttaaagtacagattttcgggttgttacatgtACTTCCTCGACGAGATCTAGAAGGacgttcgtcaacgagaaccctaggttcatcgacgaactcctacTGATACTCcttaatataatttcttttccttctttccttttccttcattcttcctttttcctttattattttattgttattattttttcgaGTGTCCACATTATGccattggttgaatttgcttataataacaactaccaggccagcatcgggatgactccatatgaagcattgtatggtcggaggtgccgatctccgttatattgggatgaaaatGGTGAAAGGTGGGTTTTTGGGCCAGAAATTGTTCAGCAAACCTCTGAAAAAATTAGACTTATCTGAGATAGGATCAAAACAACTTAAAGTCGATAGAAAATTTATGCTAACACCCACCGAAGAGAGCTGGAGTTTAGTGTGGGGGATTAGGTATTCTTGAAAGTTGCACcgatgagaggagttatgaggtttggaaaaaagggtaagctgagcactaagtttattggaccatttgagatattggaaagagtgggtccaattgcctacaggttagctttacatCGGTACTGTCTAGAATCCataacgtattccatgtatccatgttgaggaagtacgtcctagatccctcccatatgatcagttatgaggcactAGAACTTAAGGATACTCTGTCATATGAAGAAGTGTCAGTGCAGATTTTAGATCATAAGGAACAGGAATTATGCACAAAaaggattccattggtaaaagtgctATGGCGCCATCATGACATAGAAGAGGCTTTGTTGACTTTGGtgaattcccaagaggggggtgaattgggtattaaaaaattctcCTAGGTTTACCTAATCTAAACAGTATTACTCAGCCTAGGGTCTCTatacaattataaacccaatcattcacaatagtaaaatacaaacattcatgtgctggaatttaaaatacgAAAATTAAAAGCAAGTGGGAATAATGTAGGATAACTCTATGCACTCTTACCACACTTGTTTTAGTAAAGAAATAGCAATGGATGAAGAATTTTAGGCTTGAATGTGAGTAAGGAACTCTCAAAAATTCAAAgagattttttcttaatcaaCTCACTAATCTATGTTTAATCTGTGCAAATGAGCATATATTTATAAACATGgcacaaattatgaccattgaggACACCAAGGtaattcttaaaattattttaaaagtgtttagaaaaattaaccttgtttaatctattttaccttggttaaaaaataaaacaatctGAGAGTTTCAGGTgcccgagccataggttcggtcgcccgaacactcacaacaGGAAAaggcaaatttgaaattcatgtGCATAAAAAtaagttcggtttgctgaaccaagTCGATTTTCCAAAAGACCGCGGTTTGGTCATTTGGTCTAAAGTTTGATAtgccgaactcatgtgttcggttgcccaaggctattttgaacgttTAAGTTCGGGCTGCCAAGATGTTGGGAGAGGTCAGATCagtggttcggtcgctcgaggatgctatggtcaaaatggtttggtcgcccaaaaccaagtcaaccttctgactagtcaagggttcggtcgcacgaagtgttttgaacactaaggaTTCAGCCCGAATCCTCACAACTTTTTCCTATAAGTCTAGTTTTTCTCCAATTAAATCCCCtgataatataagtgattatAGGGATTATTTTGTGTGCATGTGCAGGGGGATTATTTTATGTGCATGTGCGaggacctagggtcagtctatagtCTAGGCCTTTCAATTAAGCCAAAAAACTTGGcgtgccctaatgacattcgattccctatggtcaatctatggtcatgttgagctgtTGAGCTTAtattcctatcatgcatgatatgcattaattacataccataaattattacagacccgaattaaaatatataaaattaaaaattaaaacaaataaaggCTTCATGCTCAGCTCCTCAGCAACTATGGAATGTGTTGAATGATGTGCTCATgtaagtgcttctcggcttccaaattgcatcatcatctgtgctaaaTAAAACATAAcctgctcaaatactcaaagcacacagatgagatactgtggtttgtcataatcaaaacaaggatctgaccaaaaagtcaacaggcttcatgggaattagaggaaaaGATGCACCAGAGATATGCACATTTTTTTAGCAAGACCCAGAGTTAGACCAGTAAGAGTAAAATTAAATGACAATGTACGTCTATTGACTTGTACAGTGTAGGgtagttagtgttttggttttggttatgaatggttttgggagagttttcttttatatgaatgattgtaatctccaAGGACCCTcctttgtaaccacagtattcttccgccataagagaggataattaataaaatttagcGTTTTTCCTTAAGGTTGGTATCATGTgataaatagcaaatttcgaggacgaaattttgtttttttttttttttattaaaggtAAAAGTATATTGATCAAATATGCATATGTACAGCTCCACTGGGCATTCCCAGGCCAAAGGGGAACAAGTTCCCAACATACAATATAGTGCATGTGCCCAAAGATTACATCAAAACCTGGGCATTCCCAGGGGCCATTAATGGCCTATCTCAATGGTTTGTACACAAAATACATCAAGAAAGCACATACATCATAAACCTGGGCATTCCCAGGAAAAACAATTACATTTCTTTTACATCTCAAATATATCATTCATTCTCTAAACTTTAAGCATAAGTATTTATACCAAATTTATCAAATACGACCCTATAAATCTGTTTTTGTATCAATGGGACCATTTCCTGAGCGGTAATATTATAACATTCAAACCTACTTCTATTTTTGAAGTGCCAAACAAAATATACTGTAACTGCCAAACCAACTCTTTTTCCAATCAAGCAAAATCCATTTCCTTTTACCTCTTTATGAAGCCATTTTACAGCAGCTTTAATCGTATTCATTTCCCTCCTTATGCCCAGCCACTCTTTGATTTTCTTCCATACCCCAGCTGTGAAATTGCATCTGAAGAACAAATGTTCAAGGGTCTCGGGACCAGCTTTGCAGTAAGTACAGTTATGATCCATTCCCTCTACAGTCATATTGTCACAAGTAGGGAGCTTTCCCTTCACAGCTAACCAGAGGCAAAATGCATGCTTGGGTAGGATAGCACTATACCAGACCTCTCTAGCCCATGGCACAATCTGATTTTTGTTTCTCCAGAATTCGTAGCACTGGTGATTGTCATCTTCCCATCTTCCCATCAGTTTAGTGGAATTTCTCTCATCTCCACATTTTTCCATCAATTGATCTCTAATCTCCAGAAATTTCTTAAAGAGATTGGAGTCATCTTTCTTTGCTGTCACTTCCCAGATGGTTGTATTGCTCAAATACATATGATGCATCCATTTTGACCACAAAGAGTCTTTTTTCAAATGTATGTTCCACAAGGTTTTGGTTAGCAATGCCTTGTTCCAAAAGCTCAAGTCAACAACTCCCAAGCCCCCTTCTATTTTGGGGACACAGATATCTTTCCATGCAACCAGTGGCTTTCTCCTCCCACCCCAAAGGAACCCTCTACAGAGTTTCACAATTTGATTCAACACATTCAGTGGGATGGGGAAGATGGCCAGCCAAAAACATTCTATCCCTTGTATTATTGAATTTAAAACCTCCAACTTTCCTGCATAAGATAGTGTATTACCCATCCAATCCTTCAGTAGACTTGCTATTCGATTCACCACTAGACCATAGTGAGTTGAATTCAGTCTTGGTGCCAGCAGAGGGACTCCCAAGTATCTGAAGGGAAACTCCCCAAGGTTCACACCAATTAGATTCAAAATCTTTTCCAATTCTTGCTGTTTAATTCTTTCCAGGTATATACTCGATCTCATGTTATTAGCTATCAACCAGAACATCTGCTGAATAATTTTAGGCACTCCATTAGGTACCCAACTGAGGTAGCATCTCCTCTTGAGAACAACATCAAGTCATTTGCAAATATTAAGTGAGAGATCTTCAACTCCTCACATCTTGGGTGAAATCTGAAATAGAACTTGCCTTCCAATGTTTTCAATTGCCTCGACAAGTATTCGATGCCTATGAAAAAAAGGAGAGGAGAAAGGGGATCTCCTTGTCTTAACCCTTTTTTCCCTTTAAAATACCTAAACAGTCTTCCATTTTCTGATATGGAAAAGGAGGTGGAAGTCACACATTCCATTACCCAATTGATCATTTCCTGAGGAAACTTCAAGTGTTTTAGCATATCTGTCAGGAAAGGCCAAGCCACAGTGTCAAAGGCTTTCCTTAAGTCAACCTTGAGTAGGCATCTGGGAGTAACTCTTTTCCTTGCGTATCCTCTTACTAGTTCTTGAACAAGATGTATATTTTCAGCCATACTTCTTTTCTTAACAAATGCTGCCTGAGCTGGGTTAATCAACTCCTTAAGACAGGGCTTGACTCTTGTTGAAATCACCTTTGAAATGATTTTATACACCACATTACAGCAGGATATTGGTCTAAAGTCATTTACATTGCTTGCGTGACTTGATTTGGGTATCAGAGCAATAATTGTATGATTCAGTTGCTTCAATAGCTTTCCAGAGTTAAAGAACTCCTTCACTGGTAGCACTACATCCCTCCCTACTGTGTTCCATGCCTTTTTAAAGAACCCCAATGAGTAACCATCAGGACCTGGTGATTTCCCATCATCAATGCTAAATAGGGCCTATTTTATCTCCTGGTCTGATATAGGGACAATCATTTGTTTTCTTCTCTCCTCATTCAACACTGGGCCTTTCCTGATTATCTATTCATCAATCATGGTGTATCTCTGATCCTTCCTTAGCATCTGTTTATAGAAATTCACAAATTCATTTGCCACCTGCTCATAGGATTCCGTTGTCTCCCCATTCTGGTTTGTAATTGATGCTATATGATTTCTAGTTTTGTTCCTCTTCAATATAGCATGGAAATAAGCTGTTCCTCTATCACAATTCTTTAGACATCTGCATTTGGCCACTTGTGCTGCAAACTGCCTGTTAGCTTCTTCCAATCTTACTGCTTCTCTCCTTTTTGCAATAAGCTCTTTCTGCAGTGTGGAATAAGAGGGAGAATTGTGCAGCTTCTCCTAAATTTCAAGTAATTCAGCAGAAGCACTTTCTGCTTTGGCTGAAATGTAAGTGAAATGGAATTTGTTAAGAACCTTCAATGGGATCTTCAAAGCCTGTAGCTTCTTTACCAGCCTGAACTTATTGTATCCATCATAGTGCTTACCCCACACTTGTTCAACAATTTTTTGGAAGTCACTATGGTTAGTCCACATGTTAAAGAATTTGAATGGGATTTTACCCATTTCCTGGTG includes:
- the LOC131156065 gene encoding uncharacterized protein LOC131156065, which gives rise to MMGTVETKLSDDKLKGMMNRKFKDWKQLNNFEAHRGGRIVVLWNPQTVQVLAHQMNLKCQVTSKVFVVTFIYRFNTVVRRRELWRDIIHYGSGYSGPWPLMGDFNCVLDAKEKRNGIHPLDYKVKDFRDYLNEAGLCDLNSIGSFLTWSNGRVWCKLDRVIVNQGWLMEDWNAQARFQFPGVLSDHFVSLVSLFEHQEMGKIPFKFFNMWTNHSDFQKIVEQVWGKHYDGYNKFRLVKKLQALKIPLKKELIAKRREAVRLEEANRQFAAQVAKCRCLKNCDRGTAYFHAILKRNKTRNHIASITNQNGETTESYEQAWNTVGRDVVLPVKEFFNSGKLLKQLNHTIIALIPKSSHASNVNDFRPISCCNVVYKIISKVISTRVKPCLKELINPAQAAFVKKRSMAENIHLVQELVRGYARKRVTPRCLLKVDLRKAFDTVAWPFLTDMLKHLKFPQEMINWILGSPSAGTKTEFNSLWSSGESNSKSTEGLDGGFLWGGRRKPLVAWKDICVPKIEGGLGVVDLSFWNKALLTKTLWNIHLKKDSLWSKWMHHMYLSNTTIWEVTAKKDDSNLFKKFLEIRDQLMEKCGDERNSTKLMGRWEDDNHQCYEFWRNKNQIVPWAREVWYSAILPKHAFCLWLAVKGKLPTCDNMTVEGMDHNCTYCKAGPETLEHLFFRCNFTAGVWKKIKEWLGIRREMNTIKAAVKWLHKEVMFYLAQMMMQFGSREALT